A part of Anabas testudineus chromosome 9, fAnaTes1.2, whole genome shotgun sequence genomic DNA contains:
- the adgrd1 gene encoding adhesion G-protein coupled receptor D1 isoform X2, producing MEFTLRIHLFTAFVSCIKVYAQVVQPVKHPGLQVLATASHYWPLDAVDGIQELWDQIGNRPGYVNGSNINIVEGMVNKGIFLNGDNGGTFLHFGSYQNSCISDPTLCGPEGITFSFFWKNHEVESRFAVASGGKVISNGFSVYTNPLGGYVEFYTRGNNHRWKAKIPVPGPYWTHILFSWKKTDGLNVYINGTFSANDVTGSVSDSYGDPHPDLVIGTGNNRDYGHYVTGAFDEFVIWERALSPEEILLYYNAAIGQAIVSALTPTVSKEITSATPTVRTTVVGFPAISSQQEKLQELVSMPVSTILKTLTNGTIPHNYAINLTQAFLKSLEEILSLGGLPEQSTPMVSGLIKTVDRVMEHMVTNLEPSPHSSITLGGTSVVADYSMVRIPQNFNFPHYRFPTQGKNYISVPGEAFTVQCQTSIVGLFYHSMHSYYKEISPMKTKINEAADFMDHKIQVASNLISLKVEPSPALSLNLSGAPLIKIVLTHVLTKEQQDRIQNESNRVFLYCAFLNYSSNEAVWSNEGCVRSEGNMTYSVCLCNHLTNFAILMQVVPLKLSTVHKVALSTIGYVGCSISIFCLAITLVTFAVLSSVSTIRNQRYHIHANLSFAILVAEMLLLISARFDPDTLPCKIMAVLLHFFFLSAFAWMLVEGLHLYSMVVKVFGSENSKHIYYYGIGWGCPLLICVVSITSALDSYGKVDNCWLSLKNGAIWAFVAPALFVIVVNIGILISVTRIISRISGENYKVHGDANAVKLTAKAVAVLLPILGISWIFGVLAVNTNSLPFLYIFAIFNSLQGFFVFLFHCLLNSEVRAAFKHKTKVWSLTSSSIRNINVKPFNSDIMNGNKEDVTPTKMNTWEKSTNSANRIDLSAV from the exons ATGGAATTTACTTTGCGAATTCATCTTTTTACAGCTTTTGTCTCCTGTATTAAG GTTTATGCTCAAGTGGTACAACCTGTGAAGCATCCAG GCCTACAGGTATTGGCCACAGCCTCTCATTACTGGCCTCTCGATGCTGTGGACGGAATCCAGGAACTGTGGGACCAGATTGGAAACAGACCAGGTTATGTTAACGGAAGTAACATAA ACATTGTTGAAGGAATGGTCAATAAAGGCATCTTTCTGAATGGAGACAATGGAGGCACCTTTCTTCACTTTGGAAGTTACCAGAATTCATGCATTAGTGATCCTACTTTGTGTGGTCCTGAAG GGATTACTTTCTCATTTTTTTGGAAAAACCATGAGGTGGAATCGCGTTTTGCTGTAGCCTCCGGAGGGAAAGTTATCTCCAATGGCTTCTCTGTGTACACCAATCCCTTGGGAGGATATGTGGAGTTTTACACACGAGGCAACAACCACAGATGGAAGGCCAAAATTCCCGTCCCAG GACCTTACTGGACCCACATCCTCTTCTCATGGAAAAAAACAGACGGCCTGAACGTCTACATCAACGGGACCTTCTCTGCTAATGACGTGACTGGCAGCGTCTCAGACAGCTATGGTGACCCCCACCCTGACCTCGTCATTGGAACTGGCAACAACAGGGACTATGGCCACTATGTAACGGGCGCCTTTGATGAGTTTGTCATTTGGGAAAGGGCTCTTTCACCTGAGGAGATCTTGCTCTACTACAATGCAGCTATAG GTCAAGCCATTGTCTCTGCTTTAACACCCACAGTCTCCAAGGAAATCACTTCAGCTACGCCAACAGTT AGAACCACTGTAGTGGGTTTTCCTGCCATCAGCAGCCAGCAGGAGAAGCTCCAGGAACTGGTGTCCATGCCAGTGTCGACCATCCTGAAGACGCTGACTAACGGGACCATTCCTCACAATTATGCCATTAACCTCACACAG GCTTTTCTCAAAAGTTTGGAAGAAATACTGTCTCTTGGAGGCTTGCCAGAG CAGTCCACCCCTATGGTCAGCGGTCTGATCAAGACGGTGGACAGAGTGATGGAACACATGGTGACTAACCTGGAGCCCAGCCCGCACTCTTCTATCACACTGGGTGGAACATCTGTTGTTGCAG ATTACTCTATGGTGAGGATCCCACAAAACTTCAACTTTCCACATTACCGCTTCCCCACGCAGGGCAAGAACTACATCTCCGTGCCTGGGGAGGCTTTCACCGTGCAGT GTCAAACCTCCATTGTAGGCCTCTTCTACCACAGCATGCACAGCTACTACAAAGAGATCAGCCCTATGAAGACCAA GATTAACGAAGCAGCTGATTTTATGGATCACAAGATCCAGGTAGCAAGCAACCTCATATCTCTGAAAGTGGAGCCTTCGCCGGCCCTGTCGCTCAACCTCTCTGGAGCACCCCTCATTAAGATTGTCCTCACCCATGTTCTG ACCAAAGAACAACAGGACCGAATACAAAATGAGAGCAACAGAGTCTTCCTCTACTGTGCCTTCTTGAACTACAG TTCAAATGAAGCTGTATGGTCCAATGAAGGCTGTGTGCGCTCCGAGGGAAACATGACgtactctgtgtgtttgtgcaaccACCTCACCAACTTTGCCATCCTTATGCAAGTGGTGCCCTTAAAG CTCTCCACTGTCCACAAGGTGGCACTATCAACCATTGGTTATGTTGGCTGTTCAATTTCCATCTTCTGCCTTGCCATCACTCTGGTCACCTTTGCAGTCCTGTC GTCAGTGAGTACCATCCGAAACCAACGCTACCACATACACGCCAACTTGTCTTTTGCCATCCTGGTGGCAGAGATGTTATTGTTGATCAGTGCTCGCTTTGACCCAGACACG CTGCCTTGTAAGATCATGGCTGTCCtgcttcatttcttctttctgaGCGCCTTCGCCTGGATGCTGGTGGAGGGCCTCCACCTGTACAGTATGGTGGTCAAGGTGTTTGGCTCTGAGAATAGCAAACACATCTACTACTATGGCATTGGCTGGG GATGTCCATTATTGATCTGTGTGGTGTCCATAACATCAGCTCTGGACAGTTATGGCAAGGTTGACAA CTGTTGGCTGTCACTGAAGAATGGAGCCATTTGGGCGTTTGTAGCCCCGGCTCTCTTTGTCATTGTG GTGAACATTGGGATTCTGATATCCGTGACCAGGATCATATCGCGAATCAGTGGAGAGAATTACAAGGTTCACGGAGATGCCAATGCAGTCAA GTTGACTGCTAAGGCAGTAGCTGTGCTTCTGCCCATACTCGGCATTTCCTGGATTTTCGGCGTTCTCGCTGTCAATACAAACTCTTTGCCATTCCTATATATTTTTGCTATATTCAACTCGTTACAA GGTTTCTTCGTcttcctgtttcactgtcttCTCAACTCTGAG GTCAGAGCTGCtttcaaacacaaaaccaaGGTGTGGTCCCTTACCAGCAGCTCCATCCGAAACATCAACGTAAAGCCCTTCAACTCTGACATT ATGAATGGAAACAAGGAGGACGTTACTCCCACCAAGATGAACACGTGGGAGAAAAGCACCAACTCAGCCAATCGTATCGACCTGTCCGCCGTGTAG
- the adgrd1 gene encoding adhesion G-protein coupled receptor D1 isoform X1 codes for MEFTLRIHLFTAFVSCIKVYAQVVQPVKHPGLQVLATASHYWPLDAVDGIQELWDQIGNRPGYVNGSNITLRIHNHTVLPSSHNSSYVYTNDSAYTNISATVDIVEGMVNKGIFLNGDNGGTFLHFGSYQNSCISDPTLCGPEGITFSFFWKNHEVESRFAVASGGKVISNGFSVYTNPLGGYVEFYTRGNNHRWKAKIPVPGPYWTHILFSWKKTDGLNVYINGTFSANDVTGSVSDSYGDPHPDLVIGTGNNRDYGHYVTGAFDEFVIWERALSPEEILLYYNAAIGQAIVSALTPTVSKEITSATPTVRTTVVGFPAISSQQEKLQELVSMPVSTILKTLTNGTIPHNYAINLTQAFLKSLEEILSLGGLPEQSTPMVSGLIKTVDRVMEHMVTNLEPSPHSSITLGGTSVVADYSMVRIPQNFNFPHYRFPTQGKNYISVPGEAFTVQCQTSIVGLFYHSMHSYYKEISPMKTKINEAADFMDHKIQVASNLISLKVEPSPALSLNLSGAPLIKIVLTHVLTKEQQDRIQNESNRVFLYCAFLNYSSNEAVWSNEGCVRSEGNMTYSVCLCNHLTNFAILMQVVPLKLSTVHKVALSTIGYVGCSISIFCLAITLVTFAVLSSVSTIRNQRYHIHANLSFAILVAEMLLLISARFDPDTLPCKIMAVLLHFFFLSAFAWMLVEGLHLYSMVVKVFGSENSKHIYYYGIGWGCPLLICVVSITSALDSYGKVDNCWLSLKNGAIWAFVAPALFVIVVNIGILISVTRIISRISGENYKVHGDANAVKLTAKAVAVLLPILGISWIFGVLAVNTNSLPFLYIFAIFNSLQGFFVFLFHCLLNSEVRAAFKHKTKVWSLTSSSIRNINVKPFNSDIMNGNKEDVTPTKMNTWEKSTNSANRIDLSAV; via the exons ATGGAATTTACTTTGCGAATTCATCTTTTTACAGCTTTTGTCTCCTGTATTAAG GTTTATGCTCAAGTGGTACAACCTGTGAAGCATCCAG GCCTACAGGTATTGGCCACAGCCTCTCATTACTGGCCTCTCGATGCTGTGGACGGAATCCAGGAACTGTGGGACCAGATTGGAAACAGACCAGGTTATGTTAACGGAAGTAACATAA CTCTCAGAATCCACAACCACACTGTGCTCCCTTCCTCCCATAACTCTTCTTATGTGTATACCAATGACTCTGCCTACACTAACATTTCTGCGACAGTAG ACATTGTTGAAGGAATGGTCAATAAAGGCATCTTTCTGAATGGAGACAATGGAGGCACCTTTCTTCACTTTGGAAGTTACCAGAATTCATGCATTAGTGATCCTACTTTGTGTGGTCCTGAAG GGATTACTTTCTCATTTTTTTGGAAAAACCATGAGGTGGAATCGCGTTTTGCTGTAGCCTCCGGAGGGAAAGTTATCTCCAATGGCTTCTCTGTGTACACCAATCCCTTGGGAGGATATGTGGAGTTTTACACACGAGGCAACAACCACAGATGGAAGGCCAAAATTCCCGTCCCAG GACCTTACTGGACCCACATCCTCTTCTCATGGAAAAAAACAGACGGCCTGAACGTCTACATCAACGGGACCTTCTCTGCTAATGACGTGACTGGCAGCGTCTCAGACAGCTATGGTGACCCCCACCCTGACCTCGTCATTGGAACTGGCAACAACAGGGACTATGGCCACTATGTAACGGGCGCCTTTGATGAGTTTGTCATTTGGGAAAGGGCTCTTTCACCTGAGGAGATCTTGCTCTACTACAATGCAGCTATAG GTCAAGCCATTGTCTCTGCTTTAACACCCACAGTCTCCAAGGAAATCACTTCAGCTACGCCAACAGTT AGAACCACTGTAGTGGGTTTTCCTGCCATCAGCAGCCAGCAGGAGAAGCTCCAGGAACTGGTGTCCATGCCAGTGTCGACCATCCTGAAGACGCTGACTAACGGGACCATTCCTCACAATTATGCCATTAACCTCACACAG GCTTTTCTCAAAAGTTTGGAAGAAATACTGTCTCTTGGAGGCTTGCCAGAG CAGTCCACCCCTATGGTCAGCGGTCTGATCAAGACGGTGGACAGAGTGATGGAACACATGGTGACTAACCTGGAGCCCAGCCCGCACTCTTCTATCACACTGGGTGGAACATCTGTTGTTGCAG ATTACTCTATGGTGAGGATCCCACAAAACTTCAACTTTCCACATTACCGCTTCCCCACGCAGGGCAAGAACTACATCTCCGTGCCTGGGGAGGCTTTCACCGTGCAGT GTCAAACCTCCATTGTAGGCCTCTTCTACCACAGCATGCACAGCTACTACAAAGAGATCAGCCCTATGAAGACCAA GATTAACGAAGCAGCTGATTTTATGGATCACAAGATCCAGGTAGCAAGCAACCTCATATCTCTGAAAGTGGAGCCTTCGCCGGCCCTGTCGCTCAACCTCTCTGGAGCACCCCTCATTAAGATTGTCCTCACCCATGTTCTG ACCAAAGAACAACAGGACCGAATACAAAATGAGAGCAACAGAGTCTTCCTCTACTGTGCCTTCTTGAACTACAG TTCAAATGAAGCTGTATGGTCCAATGAAGGCTGTGTGCGCTCCGAGGGAAACATGACgtactctgtgtgtttgtgcaaccACCTCACCAACTTTGCCATCCTTATGCAAGTGGTGCCCTTAAAG CTCTCCACTGTCCACAAGGTGGCACTATCAACCATTGGTTATGTTGGCTGTTCAATTTCCATCTTCTGCCTTGCCATCACTCTGGTCACCTTTGCAGTCCTGTC GTCAGTGAGTACCATCCGAAACCAACGCTACCACATACACGCCAACTTGTCTTTTGCCATCCTGGTGGCAGAGATGTTATTGTTGATCAGTGCTCGCTTTGACCCAGACACG CTGCCTTGTAAGATCATGGCTGTCCtgcttcatttcttctttctgaGCGCCTTCGCCTGGATGCTGGTGGAGGGCCTCCACCTGTACAGTATGGTGGTCAAGGTGTTTGGCTCTGAGAATAGCAAACACATCTACTACTATGGCATTGGCTGGG GATGTCCATTATTGATCTGTGTGGTGTCCATAACATCAGCTCTGGACAGTTATGGCAAGGTTGACAA CTGTTGGCTGTCACTGAAGAATGGAGCCATTTGGGCGTTTGTAGCCCCGGCTCTCTTTGTCATTGTG GTGAACATTGGGATTCTGATATCCGTGACCAGGATCATATCGCGAATCAGTGGAGAGAATTACAAGGTTCACGGAGATGCCAATGCAGTCAA GTTGACTGCTAAGGCAGTAGCTGTGCTTCTGCCCATACTCGGCATTTCCTGGATTTTCGGCGTTCTCGCTGTCAATACAAACTCTTTGCCATTCCTATATATTTTTGCTATATTCAACTCGTTACAA GGTTTCTTCGTcttcctgtttcactgtcttCTCAACTCTGAG GTCAGAGCTGCtttcaaacacaaaaccaaGGTGTGGTCCCTTACCAGCAGCTCCATCCGAAACATCAACGTAAAGCCCTTCAACTCTGACATT ATGAATGGAAACAAGGAGGACGTTACTCCCACCAAGATGAACACGTGGGAGAAAAGCACCAACTCAGCCAATCGTATCGACCTGTCCGCCGTGTAG